The window CATTCATTTGACAAATACAATGAAGGCCGTTTCATTTTTGGCTGCGTTGCTGCCAGCAGTAGCTGCGCAAACTCTTTGCGACCAGTACTCGACCATCTCGGCCAACGGTTTCACCATCAGTAACAACCTCTGGGGCGAGTCATCTGCAGATGCTGGAGGATTCGGTTGTATCACAAACGACTGGATCACTGATGCCACAGCGTGGCACGCTGACTGGCGATGGTCTGGCAGTCCCTCCAATGTCAAGTCATTTCCCAACGTGCAAAGGAACATAGGAGCAAAGCAGTTGgtcagcagcatcaacagcatgCCCACCGGTGCCGTATGGAACTATACCGGAAACAACTTGCGCGCTGATGTCGCGTACGATTTGTTCACTGCTTCGGACCCTAACCACCCAACTTACTATGGAGACTTTGAGCTTATGATCTGGTAAGGTGGAAAGAGAGCCGATTGTGATTTCAGTTACTAACATGATGAAACAGGCTTGGCAGATATGGTGACATCTACCCCATTGGTCAATCACAGGGCAATGTCAACGTCAACGGCCAAGATTGGAACCTGTACTACGGCTGGAACGGCCAGATGCAAGTCTACAGCTTTGTTGCTTACAACCAGGTTCAGAACTGGAACGGCGATGTCAAGGCATTCTACAACTGGATGGCTACAAACCGAGGATACCCCATTGGCAGCCAGTACCTTCTCAGTAAGTCGATTACTTGCCTTGGCGAAAGACACGAAATATTAACTTCTTTATAGGCTATCAGTTCGGAACTGAGCCATTCTCTGGTGATGGCAACACCTTCTGGGTCTACTACTGGAAAGGAGATATCCAGTAAATGATTCAGGGGTAAGTCTAATGGACTTATGTGGTTGAACGGAAGAGCGGCCGATGGCTATTGTGCATATCATCAGTACTATTGTATATAGTTTACTTCTTGTGTATATAGGAAGGTCTTTGACTTGTCACTTATTGAGAAAGCCTCTTTACATATCTTTGTAAAATTCCTGAGCTTGCTTATAAGACATGTAGTGTTCAGCAAACATACTTTTGAAGAACGCATGAAAATAATTGTTAAATACCCAATCGCTCTAGATCCAACCGTAGTTTCAAGCAGCAACTACTACATTATTAAATCCTCGTTATCAATTACCGCATTGGGCAGTCTTTTATAAAATGTTCGAATGAGTCGCCTATACGGTTTAATATCAATGCTCAAGAAGTAAAAGGAGACACCAGTACTGACATTTATAACAGTGATCTTCGTTGGCATAATGTCCAATCCCACCGCCTATATGGGTTGATATTAGTACTTGTAAGATAATGAGAGGCAGTTGAACTGACATTTCCAACAGTGAAGATCAAAAGCAGTATGCCCAAATTCACGGCCTATATAATGTTAATATCTGCGAGGCTGGTGGAGGCACCAATACTAACAGTCGACACAGTGAGGGGCGTCAGCCATATGTCCAAATTCATCACCTATAATGTTTAATAGAAGTACTCGCGACATGAAGGGAGGTACTGGTACTGACATTTTTTGCAGTAAAGATCGAAAGTGACGCCTCGCGCTACAAATGCCCGTTTACAAATACCCTCAATTTTATCCTTTACGATGTCGTAATCAGAGTCGTTTGGTTTAAACTTAACGAGTTCAGAGTGCGTACGAGTCAGGGCACAGATGTTCTCAGCACCAACTTCCCAAGGACGGCAGTGTGTAGCTGAAGACTTAGTGACTAGAAACGCATCAGGCCCAGTCATTGTCCAGCCGCCAAATTGATCCTAATCACAGTTGATGAGTTTACCGAACATAAGAATTATATTTGGAAACTCACTTGTTGCGCTGTTGGCGACTTAAGGGTTTCGTAAAAGCAGAAGACTTCTGATTCACCCTCATCTCCCAAGACTTTATGGAACTCTCGATGCTGCATAGTAAGGATTTGCGAGTTATTATGGCTGAGAGACTCTATCAAGGAACGATTTGGCCCGTTTCCAGCCATGGGAATAAGTGAGCTGATGTCCATGCCATGGTGTGGGGTTCCAAAGAAGACCACCCCATATACAGCTCGGATAAGTGTCCAgctttctttgttttccgATCCCGATAACGATATAAGGGCCTGTTTAAGTGATGAATATCAGGAACGAAAGTTTGGGCGTTAAAGTGTAGCTCACTTGTTTGATGATTAGTCCCCCCAGACTATGACCGATAAGAATGATTGGCCGAATTGTTGCAGTATTCAAAAGGGTTTGTAGGCTACCATTAAACTTGGTAGCGAAATCTTCTAGATTCTGCATGCTCTTGCTCTCAGAAACAGTCGAATCATAGCCGTAGATCATAACCCGAGCTATCGGCTTGGTTTCCGAGGTGAGGTCGTAAGGGAGAGAGTCGCGTAACCACATATAACTTCCGCCTTTCTCCTTGAACGAGCCAAAAGCATGGCCTCCAAGGCCTGATAATGCAATAATACTATAAGCGTTAGCTACAGATCGCCCCATTAGCTTATATACTTACTCTATCTTATGATCTTCTGAAGATGGTGTGTAAAGCGTAGTTAATCCATGAAAATCTTTATCTATCGTTAGATATTGTTTGCGGGTAATCTTAGTATTAGGCGTCCTCGGTATTGGAATGGACCAACTATGGGcatgctgaagctgagaaggTAAATTCACAAAAGTCGCTGTTGCTACCTGACATATGCCGTTATTCTCATGTGCGAGGGACTCAATCACCGCATCTGTAACAGTTTCTTGATCATTCAGGAAAAATTGCAATCGTTGACAATCCCAGTCGGCCGGCACGCCTCTGACCCTATATGTACTCATATTCTCCGGTGATGCCCTGTTCAAGTCTTAAAATCTCGTCATCAATCATGCAGATCGTCGAAAGACACCGCGATAATCCAGATCTATTGTTATAACAGCTGGCTCCGTTTTTAGCCGGACAATATTGGACGGATCGCGTACTTTATTCTGACGCGGTTTGCCAAGTCACGTCGCGTTCAAAGTTTCGCTTTTTTTCATGTACCGATGCGGGGTTAGATGGAGGAACACGGGCAGCGACAAGGCTGGATCAACAACAACTGATCCTGCCTTGTCGCTGCCTATAGAAACAAAGCCGCAGTCATCTCCACCACGAAACCCATACCAGGATGATGTTTGGTTCAGTTGAACAGTGTACTCTGCATAGCCACGCCACACCACAGAATGCTGTGGAAAGAATTCCACTATATCAAATCCCAGACACTTAATTCGATATCAATTGCAGCGCTCAACGTTCTTTTACCCTTCGTATGTTCGGTGTTGTCCGGTGTATGCTACTACAGGACGTAGGATCAGCTGGATCCATGTTATTGAGGGTGATACTATTGTCTCAAGGTTCAGAAGTCACTGGAATGTTGCAGGTATATGTGGAAGAATATATGTAAGAAATGCAACATTTTGTGAATAGATATAGCCAATCTGTGAATTATTGCTAGGGGGGCTGGGAGGTGGCATGATGAGGCTGGTGTGATTTGCCGTGCCTTGCTGCTTATCTCTTTTCGAACTGCCATATTTAAGTCTTTTATCTAGCTAAAATAGAGGAAAATAAAGACCctaaaagaaagagaaaagagacgatGCGGCTTGGTTGCTTGGTTGCAGGTAGTGGTTGCAGTGGTGCAGCATGAAAGACGTGACTCAATGATTCGCAGCTAGATTTGCATCCCGGCAAGTGATTCATATTGAAGTTAGCTGATTCTCTCCTAGCTCGGAGCTCATCATGGACGGATTTCTGTTCCATTTCTTCATAAAAATCTTAGATTTATGCTTCATTTCTTCATATCACAgatctttttctttgatcccaaagaaatcatcatcaaatccAGGGTAAGCGCCAGGTCACTGCGGGGGCATCAGtgtaataataatacatGCACGTACCTCTGAGAGCATCAGCTGCTATTGCCCCAATCGTGCTGAGCAACACCAATTTGAGCCTTCCAGCTTCCTTTTCCTAAGGCTGCTTCTTTTACAACAGCGCCCCTGCATTTTCGCTGCCTTAGGCGCACAAGTAGATTTTAATCATTCGCTTGGTCGCTTCTCTTTTTCGCTTCATTCCTTCAAGCTACGATTGCGACGGCCTCCTGCACGCCTGTCGTCATTGTACTGAGTACAGTCATTCAATCCGCTATCGTAACACTGCGAAAGCTCATGTCTTTTGGATAAATACGTCGAACTCATCGTTTCGCGATACTTGCTGGTGAGTCACATCGCAAAATATGTCCTCATTTAGAGACTAGCTGCTGGGATGCTTCATGATATGATTTTAGAGCTATAAAGCCTCTCCTAAGCTCTACTTTGGGCTGTCGTATCACCTACGCTGAAACTGAGGGCCGACTTGCTAACTGCTCAAAGAACAGAATCCCATTCAACACTTTAAACACATTGAAAACATCTAGTGGTTATTACAACAAATCACGCTGGGAAACTGTCCAAGGCTAGAAaatagtaaaagaaaaagaggcgccGCCGACAGCTTCTCAACATGGGTGGCTCAGCATTTTCATCAGTAGTCAATCCACTATTGACTCCCCGAATGCCGAAAGAAGTTtatgaagccatcaaaaGCCAATGCGAAGGGATTCTTCGCACTCTGTACTCCTGCGTGGAG of the Trichoderma breve strain T069 chromosome 4, whole genome shotgun sequence genome contains:
- a CDS encoding glycosyl hydrolase family 12 domain-containing protein; this encodes MKAVSFLAALLPAVAAQTLCDQYSTISANGFTISNNLWGESSADAGGFGCITNDWITDATAWHADWRWNIGAKQLVSSINSMPTGAVWNYTGNNLRADVAYDLFTASDPNHPTYYGDFELMIWLGRYGDIYPIGQSQGNVNVNGQDWNLYYGWNGQMQVYSFVAYNQVQNWNGDVKAFYNWMATNRGYPIGSQYLLSYQFGTEPFSGDGNTFWVYYWKGDIQ